The following proteins are co-located in the Microbacterium profundi genome:
- a CDS encoding trimeric intracellular cation channel family protein produces the protein MTEPLFTIPLWADLLGVGLGGIQGAMFASGFRGQRRLDLLGVAIIGILIGMGGGLIRDLLLGQPPATLQNNWYLIAAGGAAIIGMLLAGLLNRANAVIVGLDAVVIGMFGAFGTSKAIGLGVPPVPAVFIGVCAAVGGSILRDVIMGLPVAIMHVGSLYAVAALLGCSVIVTVHAFGVSITIAGVIGLVVTAVIRVLAVIFDVSLPEQRRLYRRKVAAETGAIPIVKP, from the coding sequence GTGACCGAACCGCTCTTCACCATTCCGCTCTGGGCGGACCTTCTCGGCGTCGGCCTCGGCGGCATCCAGGGCGCGATGTTCGCCTCGGGGTTCCGGGGCCAGCGCCGACTCGACCTGCTCGGGGTTGCGATCATCGGCATCCTGATCGGGATGGGCGGAGGTCTCATCCGTGATCTGCTGCTGGGGCAGCCACCGGCGACGCTGCAGAACAACTGGTATCTCATCGCCGCCGGTGGTGCTGCCATCATCGGCATGCTGCTTGCCGGTCTCCTGAACCGGGCGAACGCCGTCATCGTGGGTCTCGATGCCGTCGTCATCGGAATGTTCGGTGCTTTTGGCACCAGCAAGGCAATCGGTCTGGGTGTTCCGCCCGTGCCTGCGGTCTTCATCGGCGTATGCGCCGCTGTAGGCGGCAGCATCCTGCGCGACGTCATCATGGGGCTGCCCGTCGCGATCATGCACGTCGGCTCGCTCTACGCCGTCGCCGCCCTTCTCGGATGCAGTGTGATCGTCACGGTGCACGCCTTCGGCGTGAGCATCACGATCGCCGGCGTCATCGGGCTGGTCGTGACGGCGGTGATCCGCGTGCTGGCCGTGATCTTCGACGTGTCGCTCCCGGAACAGCGCCGCCTCTACCGCCGCAAGGTGGCGGCAGAGACCGGCGCCATCCCGATCGTGAAGCCCTAG
- the leuA gene encoding 2-isopropylmalate synthase, with the protein MQNSQRPSTMPIHKYRPFHELITVDLPDRTWPSKRITEAPRWCAVDLRDGNQALIDPMSPERKRVMFQLLVDMGYKEIEVGFPSASQTDFDFVRQLIEEDLIPDDVTIQVLTQAREHLIERTYESIAGAKQAIVHLYNSTSILQRDVVFRTDKQGIIDIALEGARLCREYEKRVPETQVYYEYSPESYTGTELEFALDICNQVIEVFEPTPERKVIINLPATVEMASPNVYADSIEWMSRRLAHRENIILSLHPHNDRGTAIAAAELGYMAGADRIEGCLFGNGERTGNVDLVALGINLFTQGIDPQIDFSDIDQVKRTVEYCNQLPVPERSPWAGDLVFTAFSGSHQDAIKKGFEAMAAEAAAAGKTVDEIEWAVPYLPIDPKDLGRSYEAVIRVNSQSGKGGIAYLLKTDHAIDLPRKLQIEFSGVVQSKTDAEGGEVTSDQIWSIFNDEYLPSDDADAKWGRFELLATQTRSDMSGEVVLDVTLRDEERQYAVSGEGNGPVAAFVEVLRAQGFDITVYDYVEHALSSGGDAQAAAYVELQVGDQRLWGVGVDGDISTASLKAIVSGVNRSIRTRQPELATA; encoded by the coding sequence ATGCAGAACTCCCAGCGCCCGTCCACGATGCCGATCCACAAGTACCGGCCGTTCCACGAGCTGATCACCGTCGATCTTCCCGATCGCACCTGGCCGTCCAAGCGCATCACCGAAGCACCCCGCTGGTGCGCGGTCGATCTGCGTGACGGCAACCAGGCGCTCATCGACCCGATGTCACCAGAGCGCAAGCGCGTCATGTTCCAATTGCTCGTCGACATGGGCTACAAGGAGATCGAGGTCGGGTTCCCGTCGGCGAGCCAGACCGACTTCGATTTCGTGCGGCAGCTCATCGAAGAGGATCTCATTCCCGATGACGTCACGATCCAGGTGCTGACCCAGGCGCGTGAGCACCTGATCGAGCGCACCTACGAGTCGATCGCCGGTGCGAAGCAGGCCATCGTGCACCTGTACAACTCCACCAGCATCCTGCAGCGCGACGTCGTGTTCCGCACCGACAAGCAGGGCATCATCGACATCGCACTCGAGGGCGCACGGTTGTGCCGCGAGTATGAGAAGCGCGTCCCCGAGACGCAGGTGTACTACGAGTACTCGCCGGAGAGCTACACCGGCACCGAGCTCGAGTTCGCCCTCGACATCTGCAACCAGGTGATCGAGGTGTTCGAGCCGACGCCGGAGCGCAAGGTCATCATCAACCTGCCCGCCACGGTCGAGATGGCATCGCCGAACGTCTACGCCGACTCGATCGAGTGGATGAGCCGCCGTCTCGCCCACCGCGAGAACATCATCTTGTCGCTGCACCCTCACAACGACCGTGGTACGGCGATCGCCGCGGCCGAGCTCGGGTACATGGCCGGTGCCGACCGCATCGAGGGCTGCCTGTTCGGCAACGGCGAGCGCACCGGCAATGTCGACCTCGTCGCGCTGGGCATCAACCTGTTCACGCAGGGCATCGACCCGCAGATCGACTTCAGCGACATCGACCAGGTCAAGCGCACGGTCGAGTACTGCAACCAGCTGCCGGTGCCGGAGCGCAGCCCGTGGGCCGGCGACCTGGTCTTCACCGCCTTCAGCGGCTCGCATCAGGACGCGATCAAGAAGGGCTTCGAGGCGATGGCCGCCGAGGCTGCGGCCGCAGGCAAGACGGTCGACGAGATCGAGTGGGCCGTACCGTACCTGCCGATCGACCCGAAGGATCTGGGCCGCTCCTATGAGGCCGTCATCCGGGTGAACTCGCAGTCCGGCAAGGGGGGCATCGCGTATCTGCTCAAGACCGATCACGCGATCGACCTGCCGCGCAAGCTCCAGATCGAGTTCTCCGGCGTCGTGCAGTCCAAGACGGACGCCGAGGGCGGCGAGGTCACGAGCGATCAGATCTGGTCGATCTTCAACGACGAGTACCTGCCGTCCGACGACGCCGACGCGAAGTGGGGCCGCTTCGAGCTGCTCGCGACGCAGACGCGCAGCGACATGTCTGGCGAGGTGGTGCTCGATGTGACCCTCCGCGACGAGGAGCGGCAGTACGCCGTCTCGGGCGAGGGCAACGGGCCGGTCGCCGCGTTCGTCGAGGTGCTGCGCGCGCAGGGGTTCGACATCACGGTCTACGACTACGTCGAGCACGCTCTCAGCTCAGGCGGCGACGCGCAGGCCGCTGCCTACGTCGAGCTCCAGGTGGGCGACCAGCGACTGTGGGGCGTCGGAGTGGACGGCGACATCTCCACGGCGAGCCTCAAGGCGATCGTGTCGGGCGTGAACCGCTCGATCCGCACCCGCCAGCCGGAACTCGCGACCGCCTAG